The following are encoded together in the Xanthomonas vesicatoria ATCC 35937 genome:
- the prfA gene encoding peptide chain release factor 1, whose product MTPTLRRKLEALAERREELQHLLSDPDVVNNNDKFRSLSRELSQLEPVAIALEDEARAKADLSAAEAMRNDPEMRELAEEEIAAAQARLDELDAQLALLLVPRDPRDDGNLFLEVRAGTGGDEAAIFAGDLFRMYARYAERQGWKVEIESDSPGEHGGYKEVVARVVGRGAYSRLKFESGTHRVQRVPATESQGRIHTSAATVAIIPEADDIEEIVINPADLKVDTFRSSGAGGQHVNKTESAIRITHVPSGVVVECQTERSQHANRDKAMKRLKAQLVEAERSKAAAAEAQTRKLQVGSGDRSQRIRTYSFPQGRITDHRVEGLTLYDLPNIIEGDLDALIARLLHEHQADELARLSDSP is encoded by the coding sequence ATGACGCCGACCCTGCGCCGTAAGCTCGAAGCGCTGGCCGAGCGCCGCGAAGAACTGCAGCACCTGTTGTCCGACCCGGACGTGGTCAACAACAACGACAAGTTCCGCAGCTTGTCGCGCGAGCTGTCGCAGCTGGAGCCGGTGGCCATAGCCCTGGAAGACGAGGCGCGCGCCAAGGCCGACCTGAGCGCGGCCGAAGCCATGCGCAACGATCCGGAAATGCGCGAACTGGCCGAAGAGGAGATCGCTGCCGCACAGGCGCGTTTGGATGAACTGGATGCGCAGCTGGCCTTGCTGCTGGTGCCGCGCGATCCACGCGACGACGGCAACCTGTTCCTGGAAGTGCGCGCCGGCACCGGCGGCGACGAAGCGGCGATCTTTGCCGGCGACCTGTTCCGCATGTACGCCCGCTATGCCGAGCGCCAGGGTTGGAAGGTGGAAATCGAATCCGACAGCCCCGGCGAGCACGGCGGCTACAAGGAGGTGGTGGCACGCGTGGTCGGGCGCGGCGCATATTCGCGGTTGAAGTTCGAATCCGGCACCCATCGCGTGCAGCGCGTGCCGGCGACCGAATCGCAGGGCCGCATCCACACCTCGGCAGCGACGGTGGCGATCATTCCCGAAGCCGATGACATCGAAGAGATCGTGATCAACCCGGCCGACCTGAAAGTGGACACCTTTCGCTCCTCCGGCGCCGGTGGCCAGCACGTCAACAAGACCGAGTCGGCGATCCGCATCACCCATGTGCCCAGTGGCGTGGTGGTGGAATGCCAGACCGAGCGCAGCCAGCACGCCAACCGCGACAAGGCGATGAAGCGACTGAAGGCGCAATTGGTGGAAGCCGAACGCAGCAAGGCCGCGGCGGCCGAAGCGCAGACACGCAAATTGCAGGTGGGCAGCGGCGACCGCAGCCAACGCATCCGCACCTACAGCTTCCCGCAGGGCCGCATCACCGACCACCGGGTGGAAGGACTGACCCTGTACGACCTGCCCAACATCATCGAAGGCGATCTGGATGCCTTGATCGCACGCTTGCTGCACGAACATCAGGCCGACGAACTGGCGCGGTTGAGCGACAGCCCATGA
- the hemA gene encoding glutamyl-tRNA reductase — MTLWVLGLNHQTAPVDLRERAAFAGDALPRALESLRALPQVREAALLSTCNRTELYAMADDAQTLAGWLDAHAPGLSGYLYQHQDADAVRHLFRVATGLDSMVLGEPQILGQVKDAWAVARAHGALGSGLDRLFQQTFSVAKRARTDTRVGANPVSVASTAVRLAQESFARLNESTVLLIGAGETIELAAKHLSEGRVRRLLIANRTLAHAQTLASQHGGYALPLTDLDRHLAEADVVFSATAAREPVVTRVQVEQALRARKRKPMLLFDLAVPRDIDASVAELGDAYLYTVDDLERAVEDNRRSRREAADQAEAIIDLQVARYVETVQANARQAPLKRLRAFGDSTRDELLAKARQQLSNGKPADEVLEQLAHALTNRLLHPPTAALRDAALNNDLELTSAAERLFPEKPGYQHPPVATPIVRTDDADPAP; from the coding sequence ATGACGTTGTGGGTGCTCGGACTGAATCACCAGACCGCACCTGTGGACCTGCGCGAACGCGCGGCGTTCGCAGGTGACGCGTTGCCGCGCGCGCTCGAATCGTTGCGAGCCTTGCCGCAGGTGCGCGAGGCCGCGCTGCTGTCCACCTGCAACCGCACCGAGCTGTATGCGATGGCCGACGATGCACAGACGCTGGCTGGCTGGCTGGACGCGCATGCGCCGGGACTGAGCGGCTATCTGTACCAGCATCAGGATGCCGACGCGGTGCGCCACCTGTTCCGGGTCGCCACCGGGCTGGATTCGATGGTGCTGGGCGAGCCGCAGATCCTGGGCCAGGTGAAGGATGCCTGGGCGGTGGCACGCGCGCATGGCGCACTGGGCAGTGGGCTGGATCGATTGTTCCAGCAGACCTTTTCGGTGGCCAAGCGCGCGCGGACAGACACCCGCGTCGGTGCCAACCCGGTGTCGGTGGCCTCCACCGCGGTGCGCCTGGCGCAGGAATCCTTTGCGCGGCTCAACGAATCGACGGTGTTGCTGATTGGCGCCGGCGAAACCATCGAGCTGGCCGCCAAGCACCTGAGCGAAGGCCGCGTGCGCCGCCTGTTGATCGCCAACCGCACCCTTGCGCATGCGCAGACGCTGGCCAGCCAGCACGGCGGCTACGCCCTGCCGCTGACCGATCTGGACCGCCATCTGGCCGAGGCCGACGTGGTGTTTTCTGCCACTGCCGCGCGCGAGCCGGTGGTGACGCGGGTGCAGGTAGAACAGGCGTTGCGCGCGCGCAAGCGCAAGCCGATGCTGTTGTTCGACCTGGCAGTGCCGCGCGATATCGACGCCTCGGTGGCCGAGCTCGGCGACGCCTACCTGTACACCGTTGACGATCTGGAACGTGCGGTCGAAGACAACCGCCGCAGCCGCCGCGAGGCCGCAGACCAGGCCGAGGCAATCATCGACCTGCAGGTGGCGCGCTATGTCGAGACCGTGCAGGCCAACGCACGCCAGGCACCGCTCAAGCGGCTGCGTGCGTTCGGCGACAGCACCCGCGACGAACTGCTGGCCAAGGCGCGTCAGCAGTTGAGCAACGGCAAGCCGGCCGACGAGGTGCTGGAGCAGCTGGCGCATGCACTGACCAACCGCCTGTTGCACCCGCCGACCGCGGCGCTGCGCGATGCCGCGCTCAATAACGACCTGGAATTGACCAGCGCGGCCGAGCGGCTGTTTCCGGAAAAACCCGGTTACCAACATCCCCCTGTAGCTACCCCGATCGTGAGGACTGATGACGCCGACCCTGCGCCGTAA
- a CDS encoding tetratricopeptide repeat protein: MPVPIRILSVLLLVAVSANAAAAPTKAPPARPASSAGATSLEPVLAGEFALQAGQLDDAARAYLDAAKAEAGDAGLAERAARIAMLANDDPRAIEALALWRARAPSSMSMRSTEASLALRRNDLRTARRDLLGLLKEPDPRGWRFALIALANGGREPEASADVLEDLVKAGAIPNQIEVWQEFGRLALRMERPTLAKRIVDEVVRRFPEEPRVALLHATQLQQEGKNDEALALLKNVEPQAVKNSELRGALAFAYDAMGQTEAAARVLSTGPQDTQTYGLRASMLAKEKDRTALEALYGELKSNATKPDPDRRLLLGKIAEFLKRYDEAVEWYRGVPGGSQLSEARLRAASALYELGRKPEALAEVRALQSDASADDDARRDAYVLEAELHQRADDAPGELDAFERGLAAYPDDGALLYARGLAWERRDDVARAEADLRKILVAEPENVAALNALGYTLADRTTRYKEALALIDRARTADPDNPAIVDSYGWVLYRMGRTKEALVQLRRAWALVKDPEIAAHVGEVLWVSGKQDEARRYFDEARRLDPDNRALQRAVEKFGL, translated from the coding sequence ATGCCTGTACCGATTCGCATCCTGAGTGTTCTTTTGCTGGTCGCAGTCTCTGCCAACGCCGCCGCAGCGCCCACGAAAGCACCGCCCGCTCGACCGGCCAGCAGTGCCGGCGCCACCTCGCTGGAACCTGTGCTCGCTGGCGAATTCGCCTTGCAGGCCGGGCAGTTGGATGATGCTGCCCGCGCCTATCTGGACGCCGCCAAGGCCGAAGCCGGCGACGCCGGGCTGGCCGAGCGTGCCGCCCGCATCGCCATGCTGGCCAACGACGACCCGCGTGCGATCGAGGCCCTGGCGCTGTGGCGGGCCCGCGCGCCGTCGTCGATGTCGATGCGCAGCACCGAAGCCTCGCTGGCCCTGCGCCGCAACGATCTGCGCACGGCGCGCCGTGATTTGCTCGGCCTGCTCAAGGAGCCCGACCCGCGCGGCTGGCGCTTTGCGCTGATCGCGCTGGCCAATGGCGGCCGCGAGCCGGAAGCCTCGGCCGACGTGCTCGAAGACCTGGTCAAGGCCGGTGCCATCCCCAACCAGATCGAGGTGTGGCAGGAATTCGGCCGGCTCGCGCTGCGCATGGAGCGCCCGACGCTGGCCAAGCGCATCGTCGACGAAGTGGTGCGCCGCTTCCCGGAGGAGCCGCGGGTGGCCTTGCTGCATGCCACCCAGTTGCAGCAGGAAGGCAAGAACGACGAAGCGCTGGCGTTGCTGAAGAACGTCGAACCGCAGGCGGTGAAGAACTCCGAGTTGCGCGGCGCGCTGGCCTTCGCCTACGACGCCATGGGCCAGACCGAAGCGGCCGCGCGCGTGCTGTCTACCGGGCCGCAGGACACCCAGACTTACGGGTTACGTGCGTCCATGCTCGCCAAAGAGAAGGACCGCACCGCGTTGGAAGCACTGTATGGCGAGCTCAAGAGCAACGCTACCAAGCCCGACCCGGACCGCCGCCTGCTGCTGGGCAAGATCGCCGAATTCCTCAAGCGGTACGACGAGGCGGTGGAGTGGTACCGCGGCGTGCCTGGCGGATCGCAATTGAGCGAAGCGCGTTTGCGTGCCGCCAGCGCCCTGTACGAGCTGGGTCGCAAGCCTGAGGCGTTGGCCGAAGTGCGTGCATTGCAGAGCGATGCCAGTGCCGATGACGACGCCCGCCGCGACGCCTATGTGCTGGAAGCCGAGCTGCACCAGCGCGCCGACGACGCCCCTGGTGAGCTGGACGCCTTCGAACGTGGTTTGGCCGCCTACCCGGACGATGGCGCGCTGCTATACGCCCGCGGCCTGGCCTGGGAGCGCCGCGACGACGTGGCGCGCGCCGAGGCCGACCTGCGCAAGATCCTGGTCGCCGAACCGGAAAATGTGGCGGCCTTGAATGCGCTGGGCTACACCCTGGCCGATCGCACCACCCGCTACAAGGAAGCGCTGGCGCTGATCGACCGCGCCCGCACTGCCGACCCGGACAACCCGGCCATCGTCGACAGCTACGGCTGGGTGCTGTACCGCATGGGGCGCACCAAGGAAGCCCTGGTGCAGCTGCGCCGCGCTTGGGCATTGGTCAAGGACCCGGAGATCGCCGCGCACGTCGGCGAGGTGCTGTGGGTCAGCGGCAAGCAGGACGAGGCGCGCCGCTACTTCGATGAAGCCCGCCGGCTGGATCCTGACAACCGCGCGCTGCAACGCGCCGTGGAAAAGTTCGGGTTATGA
- the lolB gene encoding lipoprotein insertase outer membrane protein LolB has product MSKSFRTLALSGVVLCGLSACVSVPRGQGGGAAVVDHVSGSAREAEAARQAWLLAHPNWSFQGRVAISKDRNGGSGRIDWQQDGAQYRVQLSAPVTRQSWVLTGDTTTGAGRLDGLDGGPRSGPDAEQVLLEATGWTIPVNQMPDWVRALRIADAGAQRVDLDAAGRPRTVQQDGWTIEFLAWAPASGGQPELPQRIEAHNGSAKVRLLVDQWTVSP; this is encoded by the coding sequence ATGAGCAAGTCGTTCCGCACGCTCGCCTTGAGCGGGGTGGTGCTGTGCGGCCTGTCGGCCTGCGTCAGCGTGCCGCGCGGGCAGGGCGGCGGCGCGGCGGTGGTCGATCACGTGTCCGGCAGCGCCCGCGAAGCCGAAGCCGCTCGCCAGGCCTGGCTGCTGGCCCATCCCAACTGGTCGTTCCAGGGGCGTGTAGCGATCAGCAAGGACCGTAACGGTGGTAGTGGGCGCATTGATTGGCAGCAGGATGGCGCGCAGTACCGCGTGCAGCTCAGTGCCCCGGTGACCCGCCAGAGCTGGGTGCTCACCGGCGACACCACCACCGGCGCCGGCCGACTCGATGGCCTGGACGGTGGTCCACGCAGCGGCCCGGACGCCGAACAGGTCTTGCTGGAGGCGACCGGCTGGACCATTCCGGTCAATCAGATGCCGGACTGGGTGCGCGCGCTGCGCATTGCCGATGCCGGCGCGCAGCGCGTCGATCTGGACGCCGCCGGGCGCCCGCGCACGGTGCAACAGGACGGCTGGACCATCGAATTTCTCGCCTGGGCGCCTGCCAGCGGCGGCCAACCCGAGCTGCCGCAGCGTATCGAAGCCCATAACGGCAGCGCCAAGGTCCGCCTGCTAGTCGATCAGTGGACGGTATCGCCCTGA